A genomic segment from Salvia splendens isolate huo1 chromosome 13, SspV2, whole genome shotgun sequence encodes:
- the LOC121761801 gene encoding epidermal growth factor receptor substrate 15-like 1: MAGVGMEKFEEYFQKADADRDGRISGAEAVNFLQGSNLPRQVLAQIWMYADQNGIGFLSRPEFYNALKLVTVAQSKRELTRDIVKAALYTPASAKIPPPQINVPATPGPHPSPVGASPLTQVGATPQPSSQNFGFRGPAPPTSSFNQQSGTVLSTSGMNQQLRPVPSSTGMNQQFGMVPSSVGVNQHSGTVLSTSGMNQQLRPVPSPTGMNQQFGMGPTSVGVNQQLLQGQPASLNHQYGQVPPNTNVNQQFFPSQGSQVRPPISMPTGPASRPPQAASGPYISGGMTGIGLPNTNNGLSVGSSVGPATQVSDRGVNPSISSVAPNSQDPLASFSGAKDPKALHSGIGPTSAMFSSDLFSANQSSSQKVYSAPQQPTSSLPTSSAVDPVSSSAQTSAKPDPFEALHSTLRKPPAAVPAAQTQYVPKPNQQAPTQVTSSGLTPVSLTGMGNAMSEPSQISWPKMTRADIQKYAKVFMEVDTDRDGKITGDQARNLFLGWRLPREVLKQIWDLSDQDSDSMLSLREFCVALYLMERYREGKPLPSVIPNSVMLDETLVTLAGPPTAYGGMTWNPASGIRPQQGLPGAQPVTHAGLRPPLQPVVSQADGSRQYNQNAGGRTLDNSHGNQHSNGLVNALDVGGQEAAETTEKVDNKENVLLDSREKLEYYRTKMQDLVLYKSRCDNRLNEITERARADKGEAELLEKKYQEKYKQVAEIHSKLTIEEASFRDIQERKMELQQAITKMEQGGSADGILQVRADRIQSDLEELLKALAERCKKHSVEVKSAAIIELPQGWQPGIPEIAAVWDEDWDKFDDEGFSFDVALPEKGKPASVEREKSSPTHSYSPPDSPSNASEPEKPFVAGPSAFDAESVFSADESKSPRGSPEGPTSYESPSKEYSEGHFRKSSDGDAETNRGFDEPSWGDFDNNDDIDSVWGFNTKDPDGAKNDEKYFFGSNDFGASSERSISPHVESAFPKSNLFFEDSVPSTPLTRAGDSPSYGNDPRDPFESFSRYDSFSTHDHTSSPHGETYGRFDSISSSRGFDHSSNYSFDDSDPFGSSGPFKVSSDTSKEKF; the protein is encoded by the exons ATGGCGGGAGTAGGTATGGAGAAATTCGAGGAGTACTTCCAGAAGGCGGATGCGGATCGCGATGGCCGGATCAGTGGAGCTGAGGCGGTGAATTTTCTGCAGGGATCCAATTTACCCAGACAAGTCCTTGCGCAG ATATGGATGTATGCTGACCAAAATGGCATTGGTTTTCTCAGTCGTCCTGAGTTTTATAATGCTCTTAAGCTTGTTACAGTGGCTCAAAGCAAGCGAGAATTAACAAGAGATATTGTTAAGGCAGCCTTATATACTCCGGCTTCTGCCAAAATCCCACCCCCCCAAATAAATGTACCCGCTACACCTGGACCACACCCAAGCCCAGTGGGTGCTTCACCTTTGACACAGGTCGGTGCAACTCCCCAGCCATCTTCTCAAAATTTTGGATTCAGAGGACCTGCTCCTCCTACTTCAAGCTTTAACCAGCAATCTGGAACAGTTCTGTCAACTTCAGGCATGAACCAACAGCTTAGACCGGTGCCTTCTTCTACTGGCATGAACCAGCAGTTTGGGATGGTACCTTCAAGTGTGGGAGTGAACCAACACTCCGGAACAGTTCTGTCAACTTCAGGCATGAACCAACAACTTAGACCAGTGCCTTCTCCTACTGGCATGAACCAACAGTTTGGGATGGGACCTACAAGTGTGGGAGTGAACCAACAGCTTTTACAGGGACAGCCCGCCAGTCTGAACCATCAGTATGGCCAGGTTCCCCCAAATACAAATGTGAACCAACAATTTTTCCCCTCACAAGGTAGTCAGGTGAGACCTCCTATATCCATGCCTACTGGTCCTGCTTCACGTCCACCTCAGGCGGCTAGTGGTCCATATATTTCTGGAGGCATGACTGGAATTGGCCTACCAAACACAAATAATGGTTTGTCAGTTGGGTCTTCCGTTGGACCTGCTACACAAGTTTCAGATAGAGGAGTTAATCCATCCATATCATCAGTTGCTCCAAATTCCCAAGACCCACTTGCATCCTTCTCAGGTGCCAAGGATCCTAAAGCATTACATTCAGGTATTGGGCCTACTTCTGCCATGTTTTCTAGTGACCTGTTCTCTGCAAATCAGTCTTCATCCCAAAAAGTTTATTCTGCTCCGCAACAACCTACAAGTAGCCTGCCTACATCTTCTGCTGTTGACCCTGTTAGTTCGAGTGCCCAGACTTCGGCTAAGCCTGATCCCTTTGAAGCTTTACATAGCACTCTCAGAAAACCACCTGCTGCAGTTCCGGCTGCACAGACACAGTATGTCCCCAAGCCTAATCAGCAGGCTCCAACTCAAGTTACCTCCTCAGGCTTGACACCTGTATCCCTAACAGGTATGGGGAATGCAATGTCAGAGCCCTCACAGATTTCATGGCCAAAAATGACACGAGCTGACATTCAAAAGTATGCAAAAGTTTTTATGGAAGTAGACACTGATAGAGATGGGAAAATTACTGGTGATCAGGCACGCAACCTATTCTTGGGTTGGAGACTGCCAAGAG AGGTCTTAAAGCAGATTTGGGATCTATCAGATCAAGATAGTGATAGCATGCTTTCTTTAAGGGAGTTCTGTGTTGCACTCTATTTGATGGAGCGGTACAGGGAAGGAAAGCCTCTTCCATCTGTGATCCCAAATAGTGTCATGCTCGACGAAACTTTAGTAACTTTGGCAGGTCCACCTACAGCTTATGGTGGTATGACATGGAATCCTGCTTCAG GAATAAGACCACAGCAGGGCTTGCCTGGTGCTCAACCAGTTACGCATGCTGGTTTAAGACCACCATTGCAGCCAGTAGTCTCTCAGGCTGATGGATCAAGGCAATATAATCAGAATGCTGGAGGTCGTACATTAGATAATTCACATGGAAATCAACACAGTAATGGGCTGGTCAATGCTTTGGATGTTGGGGGTCAGGAAGCAGCAGAAACTACTGAAAAG GTTGACAACAAGGAGAATGTGCTTTTGGATTCCAGAGAGAAGCTTGAATACTATCGAACAAAAATGCAAGACCTT GTTTTGTACAAAAGTAGATGTGATAATCGACTTAATGAAATCACAGAAAGGGCTAGAGCTGACAAGGGCGAG GCTGAGTTGCTGGAGAAGAAATATCAAGAAAAATACAAACAAGTTGCAGAAATTCATTCAAAGTTAACTATTGAAGAGGCTTCCTTTCGTGACATTCAG GAACGGAAGATGGAGTTACAACAAGCAATTACCAAAATGGAACAAGGTGGAAGTGCTGATGGTATTCTTCAG GTGCGTGCTGATCGTATACAATCCGATCTTGAGGAACTATTAAAAGCATTGGCTGAACGTTGCAAGAAACATTCTGTAGAAGTCAAGTCTGCGGCAATAATTGAGCTTCCCCAAG GTTGGCAACCTGGGATCCCAGAGATAGCAGCGGTATGGGATGAAGATTGGGACAAGTTTGATGATGAAG GATTTTCTTTTGATGTTGCCCTTCCTGAAAAGGGCAAGCCAGCATCTGTTGAGAGAGAAAAATCTTCTCCAACCCATAGCTATTCCCCCCCTGATTCACCGTCCAATGCTTCCGAGCCTGAGAAACCCTTTGTTGCCGGGCCTAGTGCCTTTGATGCAGAATCAGTTTTCAGTGCAGATGAGTCAAAGAGTCCACGTGGAAGTCCAGAGGGGCCAACATCATATGAAAGTCCGTCTAAAGAATACTCAGAGGGTCATTTCAGAAAAAGCTCTGATGGAGATGCTGAAACCAACAg AGGCTTTGATGAACCTTCTTGGGGTGATTTTGATAACAATGATGATATTGATTCAGTGTGGGGCTTCAATACTAAG GATCCGGACGGTGCAAAGAACGACGAAAAATATTTCTTCGGTTCTAATGATTTTGGTGCAAGTTCAGAAAGAAGCATCTCTCCTCATGTAGAAAGTGCCTTCCCAAAGAGTAACCTGTTTTTTGAGGATTCTGTTCCCAGCACCCCACTTACGAGGGCTGGTGATTCTCCAAGTTACGGCAATGATCCAAGAGACCCGTTCGAGAGTTTCTCAAGGTATGATTCGTTCAGCACACACGATCATACCTCATCTCCCCATGGAGAGACCTATGGTCGGTTTGACTCCATAAGTAGCTCGAGGGGCTTTGACCACAGCAGCAATTATTCATTTGATGACTCCGACCCCTTCGGTTCTAGTGGCCCGTTTAAGGTCTCTTCAGATACCAGTAAAGAAAAATTCTAG